Within Planctomycetota bacterium, the genomic segment CGCCGAGGAGCGTCAGCAGGCACAGCGCGATGGCGCCGCCCCGGTGGGGTGCGAGGATCGCGGCGACGCGCGCGAGGATCCTCCCCTTCTGCATGCAGCGCGGGCAGGATTCCTCGCGGACGGTCAGCCGCAGCGAGCACGACGGGCAGCGCGGCGGATCGAGCGGCCCATCGATCACGATCGGACCGACGATCGCCGGCGGGGCGTCGCCCTCGGTGGGGGCGGCTTCGCGCGCCAGTTCGAGGGCCCGCGACACCTTGTGGAACCGGGTCGCCAGCGCGTTGGAAAACCGGATCAGGTCGATCCAGCCGCCGTCGGCCTTCACCTGGAGCGTGCCGCCGCCGACGCCGGCGCTGGTCCGCACCTGCTCGACCTCCGGCCAGGGGACGAAGCGCACGAGCCGGGCCGCCGGGGAGGCGCCGGCGTATTCGCCGGCCGCCGGGGGGGCATCGGCGACGACCGAGAGGTGGTCGGCGGTGACGACGAGCCATTCCCGGTCGGGGGTGCCGTCGAGGGCGACGTTGCTGTCGACCGCGATGAGCACCGGGCGGTTGTCGAGCCCGGCGGCGTGCAGGCAGCGTTCGACGGCGGCGGGCGGGGGGGGGAGCGGGCTGCCCGCCGGCAGGGGCGCTGGCCCGTCGGCCGCCGGGGCGTTAGGCTCGTCGCGCTTCGTGACGGTGCGGATGGCGGCTTCCTTTCCTGACTTCCGGCGGAGTATTCCCATGGCTTACGCGGCGACTGGAGCGGCGGTTCGGCGGGTGGCGCTCGGTGTGGCGATCCTGGCCGCGGCGGCGGCCCGGGCCGACGAGCCCGGCTTCGAGCCGCTGTTCGACGGCAAGAGCCTCGCCGGCTGGAAGGTCAACGAGAACCCCCAAAGCTGGAAGGTCGAGGGGGGCGAGATCGTCTGCCACGGCCCGCGCAGTCACTTGTTTTACGTCGGTGCCGACGCCGCCAAGCCGGCCGAGTTCAAGAACTTCCACTTCAAGGCCGAGGTGATGACCCGGCCGGGGGCCAACTCGGGGATCTTTTTCCACACCAAGTTCCAGCCGGAGGGCTGGCCGGCGGCGGGCTACGAGATGCAGGTCAACAACTCCCAGGGGGATCCGGTGCGAACCGGGAGCATCTACAACGTGGTCAAGAATTTCACCGCGCCGGCCAAGGACGACGTCTGGTTCACCGAGGAGGTGGTCGTCAAGGACAAGCAGATCACGGTCCTCGTCGACGGCAAGGTGCTGTTCGAGTACGTCGAGCCCGACGGGGTGACCGGGACCCGCAAGCTCTCGGCCGGGACCTTCGCGCTGCAGGCCCACGATCCGGGCAGCGAGGTCCACTACCGCAACATCCGCGTCAAGCGGCTGCCGTAGGCGGCGGCGTCGGGCGTCCGCGGGATCGGGCCGGAGCCGACGGTGCGGCCCCCGCCAGCGCGGCGGCCGGGGCGGGGTGGATGGGGAGACGGCGGAGGGGGCGGAAACCAGGGTTGTTCGCCGGCGGCGAAAACCGTACGGTGCCCCGGTGGCGATGCTCGCCCCGCGGCGCCGCCGCGCCGGTCGCCGTGACCGGCGGCAAGGGCCGCGGTTTCCTCCGCGACGGGTGACCCCATGGTCGGTTCCGCGCACGCCTCCTCCACGCTCCCCCTCGGCATCCGCGACGACATCACGCAGTGCATCGGCCGCACGCCGCTGGTGCGCCTCCGCCGCGTCACCGAGGGCTGCCACGCCACGGTCGTCGGCAAGATCGAGAACATGAACCCGCTGTGGAGCGTGAAGGACCGGATCGCCTGCGCGATGATCGACGCCGGCGAACGCGAGGGGCGGATCGGCCCCGACACCGTGATCATCGAGCCGACCAGTGGCAACACCGGCATCGGCCTGGCCTATGTCTGCGCCGCGCGCGGCTACACGCTCCGCGTGACGATGCCGGAGAGCATGAGCCTCGAGCGCCGGCGGATGCTCAAGGCGCTCGGCGCGGAGCTGGTCCTCACGCCGGCGGCCGAGGGGATGCCGGGCGCCGTGCGCCACGCCGAGGACATCAGCCGGACCAGCGAACGCTACTTCATGCCGCAGCAATTCAAGAACCCGGCCAACCCCGAGATCCACCGGCGCACGACCGCCGAGGAGATCTGGGCCGACACCGCCGGGATGGTCGACATCCTCGTTTGCGGCGTCGGCACCGGCGGCACGATCACCGGCTGCGGCGAGGTGCTCAAGGCGAAGAAGCCGGGGCTCAAGGTGGTGGCGGTCGAGCCGGCCAACAGCCCGGTGATCTCGCAGAAGCTCGCCGGCGAGCCGATCAAGCCCGGGCGGCACACGATCCAGGGGATCGGAGCCGGGTTCATTCCCGAGATCCTCAACCTCTCGATCATCGACGAGGTAGTGAAGGTCGACGACGAAGACGCGATGGAGACCGCCCGTCAGATGGCCAAGCGCGAGGGGTTGATGTGCGGGATCAGCTGCGGGGCCGCCGCCTGGGCGGCGCTGCAGGTCGCCCGACGCCCGGAGAACTCCGGGAAGATGGTCGTCGTCGTCCTTCCCGACCTCGGCGAGCGCTACCTGTCGACGCGGCTGTTTCCCGAGTGAGCCGGCCGGTCAGGCCGGCGGGGCGTCGCCCAGTTCGAGCTTGAGGCGCCGCGGCATCCCGATCCGGCCGAACATCCCCACGCTCCCCTTGGGGAGCCCGAGGAACTCGAGCTGCTCGAACCATCCCGGCACCTCGGCGCCCAGCTTGCCGACGGCCGTGCCGCGGAGATCGAGGCGCCGCAGCCCCTTGAGCTCCTTGAGCTGGAGCAGGCCGGTGTCGGTGAGCGTGCCGCCGGCGAGGTCGAGCGTGTGGAGGTCCTTGAGCGACTCGGCTCGGAAGCCGACGAGCACCGCGAAGGCGTCATCGGCCTTCGGCCCGCGGAGCGTGATCCGGACGAGTTTGTCGGCGACGTGTCCGAAATCCTCGCCGAAGCTCTTCCGCAGCCAGTCGGTCTCCTCCATCTCGATCTCGCCGCCGCGTTCGATCGTCTCGGCGGCCACGTCCTGCTGCTGTGAATAGATCTCCACCTTCGACGCCAGCCACTCGAGCTTCGAGGCCTTGAATTTCACATACTCGTTGGCCTCCTCGTAGGCCTTCTGCAGCCGGATGAACGCCGCCGGATCACCGCCACGGTCGGGGTGGGCCGCCATCGCCCGGGCGAGGTAGGCCTGCTTGACGTCCTCGGCCGTCACCGGGGGGAGGAGACCGAGGATCGTCAGGCACGCCGGATGGTTGGGATCGGTGCCCCGCTGCGGACGGCCGTCGGCGCTCTTCTCGGTGGACATGGCGCGGGTACCTGGGGGAACTGGGGGAACGACGGGGTGGAGCGTATCGCACGAACCCAGGGTCGCCAACGTGGGTCGTTCCCGGTCGACTACGCCGCCGCGGTTCGCCTTGATCGCGTTTCCTCCGCGGCCTATCGTCGCGGTCGATGATCGGGGCCGCACCCGCGGTCTCCGCGGCGGCCATCGCGCCGGCACGACGCCGGGGAGCGGGCCGCGGGATCTGCTCGCGCGACGTGCCAGGGAGGGCGACCGTCATGCCAGGGGGAGAGTCGTCGGGTTTCGGATCGCGGTCGCTTGCCGCGTTGTCCGAGAATCAACGTGACCGCGCGACCGGCCGCTGGCGCCGGCCGTGGCTCCGCGAGGCCCTCGTGGCACTGGCGGTGATCGCCGCCGCCATCGGGTGGCGCGCGACGACCGGCGACAGCCGTGCCGTCGCCAAACCGCCGCGGCCTGCCGAGCCGGCCCCGGTCTCCCGACCGGCCGACGAACTGGTGGCGTTGGTCAACGGCGCCGAGATCCGGCGCGGGCAACTGGCGGCCGAATGCCTCGCGCGCCACGGGCGTTCCGTGCTCGATTCGCTCGTCAACAAGCGGATCATCTCCCAGGCGTGCCGGCAGCACGGGATCGTCGTCTCAGCCGCCGACGTCGATGCCGAGATCGACACGCTCACCCGCCGCTTCAACGTGCCGCGTGCCAAGTGGATCGAGATGATCGGCCGGGAGCGCGGTGTCACGCCACGGCAGTACGCCGACGAGATCGTCTGGCCGATGCTCGCCCTCCGCCGCCTCGCCGCCGGGGCGGCCGATCCGACCGCCGAGGAGATCGCCGACCTGTACGACAACCAATTCGGTCCGGCCGTCAAGGCGCGGATCATCGTCGCCGGGTCGGCGGCGGAGGCGGAATCGCTCCGCCGCCGCGCGCTGGCGGCCCCCGACGAATTCGGGGCCCTCGCCCGGCAGCACTCCGTCGACGTCGGCAGCGCCAGCGCCAACGGCTGGGTCCAGCCGGTGCGCCGGAACTCCGGCGAACCACGCTTCGAGGCGGTGGTGTTCGGGCTCGCCGAGGGGCAGATCTCCGACGTCGTCCAGGTGGCCGACCAGTTCATCGTCGTCAAGTGCGAGGGCCACCTGCCGGCCGCCGACGTCAAGCTCGCCGACGTCCGCGACCAGCTCGCCGCCGAGCTCGCCGAGCGCAAGAGCCGGGAGTCGGCGACGACGGTCTTCCGGTCGCTGCGCGACGCCGCCACCGTCGTCGACGGCCTGGCCGATGCCCGGGCGGCTGGCGGTGCCGCGGCGCTGGTCAACGGCGAGCCGATCCCGTTCGACGAGGTCCAGGCCGTCTGCCTCGAGCGCCACGGCACCGACGTCCTCGAGGTGCTCGTCTCGCGCACGCTCCTCAAGCAGGCCCTCGACCGCGGCGGAGTTTCCATCGCCCAGGCCGACGTCGATGCGGAGATCGCCCGGGCCGCCGAGCTGATGGGGTTCCGCACCGCCGCGGGCGAACCCGACGTGGCGGCGTGGCTCGACAAGGCGACGCGGGATCAGGGGGTGCCGCTGCAGCACTACCTCGAGGACATCGTCCAACCGACCGTCGCGCTCAAGAAGCTCGTCGGCACGGTCCCGGTGACGCGCGAGGACCTCGACCGTGCGTTCGAGGCCACGTTCGGCCGTCGCGCCCGCTGCCGGATGATCGTCCTCGACAGCCAACGGCGGGCACAGGAAGTCTGGCAATTGGCCCGCCAGCAGCCGACCGCGGAGCGGATCGGGGACCTCGCCGAGCGTTACTCGGTCGATCAGGCGAGCCGCGGACTGCGGGGCGAGGTGCCGCCGATCCAGCGCTTCGGTGGGCAGCCGGCGCTCGAGCGCGAGGTGTTCGGTCTCCAGGCCGGCGAGCTGTCGGGCGTGGTGCAGATTGCCGACCGCTTCCTGGTGATCTACTGCGAGGGCTTCACCGAGCCAGCGCCGGTGACGTTCGAGGAGGTCCGCAACGAACTCTACGACGACATCCACGAGAAGAAACAGCGGATCGAGATGGCGCGGATGTTCACCCACCTCCGTGAATCGGCGGCGATCGACAATCATCTTGCGGGCACGAGCCAGTCGCCCACGGCGGCTCCCGCCGGCGCCGTGATCCCCGCGACCGCCGGGGTGCCCGCCGAAGCCCCGACGCCGCGCGCCGGCAGCCGGCGCGGCACCGCATCCGGCGACGGCGTCGTCCCGGCGTCGCTCGAAGCGCCGCCGGGAGCTCGGGGCGTTGGCCGCTGAGCGGGCTCGGTGGGTGACGGGGGCCGCCGGCTGTAGAATCGGCGGCGACCGAGGAACCCATCCCGATGACGACCCCCGCCGACCTGCAACCGCCCATTGACGCCGCCGACGAGGCCGATCGCTCGACCGCCACCGCCGACGGCCCCACCGATCTGGCCGCCGACCGCGGTCCCGGCACGGCGCCGCCGCAGTTTCGCCTCGCCGATCGCGTGGCGAGCCTGCCCCCGTACCTGTTCGCGCGGATCAATCAGCTCACCTACCAGCGCCGCCGGGCCGGCCACGACATCATCGACATGAGCATGGGCAATCCGTCGGATGCCCCGAGCCACGCGGTGATCGACAAGCTCGCCGAGGCGGCCGCCGACCCGCGGAACCACGGCTATTCGCCCGCGCTGGGAATCATGAGCCTCCGCCGCGAGGTCGCGTCGCGGTATCTGAAGAAGTGGGGGGTGCGGCTCGATCCGGAGTCGCAGGTGATCGGTACGCTCGGGTCGAAGGAGGGGTTCGGCCACCTCTGCCTGGCGACGATCGGGCCCGGCGACGGCGTCGTCGTGCCGGCCCCCTCCTACCCGGCGCACGTCTACGGCGTCGCCCTCGCCGGCGGCACGGCGCACCTCTTCGACACCACCGACCCGTCCCGCTACCTCGCCGACATCGCCCGCGCCGCCGAGACGGTGCGGCCGAAGATGGTGATCGTCAATTTCCCCCACAACCCGACCGCCACGGTCGTCGGCCCCGACTTTTACCGCGAGGTGGTTCGCCTGGCGCTCCGGCACGGCTTCATGGTCGTCTCCGACCTCGCCTACGCCGACGTCACCTTCGACGGATACTCGAGCCCGAGCATCCTCGCCGTCGATGGCGGCGACCGCGTCGCGGTCGAGTTCACGACGATGAGCAAGGGGTTCAACATGGCCGGCTGGCGCGTCGGCTTCTGCGCCGGCAACCGCGAGATCGTCAAGGCACTGGGCACGATCAAGACCTACTACGACTACGGCATGTTCCGGCCGATCCAGATCGCCGCCATCGTCGCCCTCCGGCATGGCGAGGCCGACGTCGAGGCCCAGGCGAAGATTTACGAGCGGCGCCGCGACGTGCTCTGCGAGGGGCTGGCCCGGATCGGCTGGCCGGTCGCCGTGCCGAAGGCCTCGATGTTCGTCTGGGCGCGGATGCCGGAGTCGCTCACCAGCCGGATGTCGAGCATGGATTTCGCCGCCAAACTCCTCGAGGAGGCCGACGTGGCCGTCAGCCCCGGTGCCGGTTTCGGCGTTGCCGGGGAGGGGCACGTGCGGATGGCCCTGATCGAGAACGAAAGCCGGATCCGCCAGGCGGTGCGGCAGATCGGCCGCTCCCTGGCGGCCGATCTGCGCCCGTCGTTGACCGGCTGACGAGAGCTTGTCGCTCAGCCCAATTCCGGGAGGGTCGCCTCCGCGGCGGCGGCCTCGCGCAGCTTCTCGAGAGCTTTGGCCTCGATCTGCCGGACGCGCTCCTTCGTCACCCCCAGTGCCGAGCCGACCTCCTTGAGGGTCTGTGGCTCGTGGCTGTGATCGAGACCATAGCGGCGGATGATGATCGTCTGCTCGCGGGAATCGAGCCGGTCGAGGAATCGCCCCACCTGGCGGAGCCGGTCGCTCTCGACGAGCCGCGACTGGTGCTCGTCGGCGCGGGTGTCGGCGGCGGTTTGGAGAAGGTCCATGTCGGCGGCGCGGAACCGCTCCCGCCGCCGATGCTCGTCCGGAATCGTCCGGGCGAAGTTCTTCATGATCGCCCACGAGGCGTAGGTGCTGAACTTGTTGCCGCGGGCGTAATCGAACTTCTCGACCGCCTTGATCAGCGACATGTTCCCGTCGCTGACGAGGTCGAAGAAGCTGTCGCCCGACGACACCCGCCGCTTGGCGATCGACACCACGAGGCGGAGATTGGACCGGACGAGACGGTTCTTCAGCGTCACCACTTCCTCGTACAGGCGCTCGATCTGGTCCATCAGGCGGCCGCTGGGACGCTGCGGATCGAGTTGGGAGCGGAGCTCGCTCGCCTTGTACTTGAGGTAGTTGAACTTGCGGAACAGCCACACCTCCTGCTCGCGCGTCAGCAGCGGGACCTCGTAGAGGCTCGCCAGGTAGGCCGGTAGGCCCGACGGGCGGCGGACACGGCGCGTGGCATCGTCGAGCCCGGGGAACGGCTGGTTCACGACCTCCTCGGCACTGCGCCGGGCGAACAGCGCGTTGGGGATGTAGTCGAGCGGCAGCTTGAGCACCTGCTCGCAACGCTGGGCGAGGATGATCCGGTAGATGCCGGCCCGGCTGCGATGGTAGCGCTGGGCGATCGAGTCGACCGATTCACCGCCGAGGTGGAGCTGGTAGATCCGCACGCAGACTTCGGGTCGGAGGTTGCCGTCGACCGCCGGAAAGACCTCGGCACCGGGGTGCTCGCGGTCGTGCTGCTTGATCGTGTAGCGGATCGTCTCGACGCTGCGGTTGAGCCGCCGCGCGATCCGCCGGTGGATCTCGGCGGGGGTCGCACCGAGACCCGCCAACCGCCGCGCCCAGGCGATGATCCGCGCGTGTTCGTCGACGGAGAGTTGGCTGAAACGCGTGCCGCGCTCGACCCGCAGCGGGTTGTCGGCCACGAACCGATCGACAGTCGTGGGACGGAAGCCGACCCGGCGCCGCCCGCCGAGTTCGATCGTCTCCGGGACCAGTCCGTGCGTCCGCCACCGTGAGATCGTCTTGGTGGAGACGTTGAACCGTCGCGCGACGTCCTCGATCGACAGCAGCGCGGCAGAGTCGCCCCGCGTCTGTTCGGCCGGGAGGGCCACGGTGGCATGCCGTTGGCCGTCGTCACCCTGATCGAACTGATCGAACTGATCGAACTGGTCGAACTGGTCGAACTGGTCGAGATCGTGGCCGACGGTCAGCCCCGGCGCCGCACCGGCGCCCGAGAGATTCCGTTCAGCCTCGAGAAACCGGACAAGAGAATCGTCTGCTGTCGAGCGCATGGCATTCCTCCAGGTCCGGCGATCCCTCGCCGGGGGGTGGGTCGGAGCGGCCCCTGATGGCCCCGACACCGTCATCGCGGAGAAACCGTCGACGTCGTCACCGACGCATCGGAGGGCGTTCGCGGCACGGACCCGCAGGTCGATGTGGCCGCCGATCGCTCGTCCGGAAAATCGCGGGAGTCATCCCTGACACCCGTCTGCCCCGTCACGGGTCGCCAAAGTTATACGCCCATGGGCCCGAAATGTTCTGCCGCTCGGAGGGTGATCTTGACTTTTTTCCTGGCGCGGCTCCGCGGCCCCCTTCTTGCCCCGATCATCTGCTCTGAAGTTGAACCACTGCAGTGGTTTAGGACGAGGCCCTGAATGCGCCTGAGACACCTTCCCGACCGAGACGATCAAAGAGTCCGTTCGGTTTGGGAAGGCTGGGTCGATGGACACTTTGGCCGACCTTCGGCCGAAGACCTCCCGAACGGCCCGGCGGGAGGCGGTCCGCGGCTTGACTGATAGGGAAACCTGTGGGATTCTGCGAGGTTCTCAGGGACGAGTCCATCGGTCTCCGGCATTTGCCTCGACGCGTCAGCCGGTGATTCAGGACCGTTGATGATCGCCTCCGTGAGGTGGCGTTCGCGATCCTGCCGATGTGGATGATCCGGGCTGACGTCGGCTCCCGGCCCTGTCGGCAGGGCCGCGGTGTCTGGGTTGCGACCGGCGCGGGATTCCTGCGGCGTGTTCGTAGCTGGCCTCGAGTGGCAGCTTCGGGTGTGCGGCACCGCGGACGAGACGCGGTGGGTGGGACAAAACGAGTCGTGCCCCGCGGGCTCGTGCCGTCATGCGGCCGGTAACGGCCGTCGGCAGGCGCGGGTTTCATTGGTCGACGGAGTCAGCAGCCATCGAGAAGCAGCATCGCATCAACGAACAGATCCGGATCTCGCCGATCCGGGTGATCTCGGCAGAGGGGGCCCAGCTGGGCATCATCTCCACCGACGAGGCGATGGCCCGGGCCCGCGAGGCGGGCCTCGATCTGGTCGAGGTGGCACCCAACGAGAAGCCGCCCGTCTGCCGGATCATGGATTTCGGCAAGTTCAAGTACCAACAAAAGAAGAAACAGCACCGCACCCACGTCCACCAGACGAAGATCAAGGAAATCCGGCTTCGGCCCAAGACCGGCGACCACGACATCGAGTTCAAGGTCAACCAGGCCCGCGGATTTCTCCAGCACAAGGACAAAGTGATCGTGTCGGTCGTGTTCCGTGGACGCGAGTTGGCCCACATCGACGAGGGGCAGCGGGTGATGCGCAACATCCTCGAACAACTCGATCCTGTCGGGAAGGTCGAGTCGCCGCCCCAGCAGATGGGACGCCGGCTCGTTTGCACGCTCACCCCCCGTTGACAGCTGCCGCACAACGTTTCGAGTCACCCCGTTTTTCCGGAGAGTCGGCCGATGCCCAAGCAGAAGACGCACAAGGGGGTACGGAAGCGCTTCCGTCTCACCGCCAACGGCAAGGTGAAGCACCGCCGTGCCGGCACGAGCCACCTCCAGGTGAGGCTGACGGCGAAGCGGCGGCGGAATCTCCGCGGCACCGGTGTTCTCGCCTCGGTCGACACGCCGAAGATCGTGGCGGCCCTCGGCAAATACAGCTACTGATCCGCCGCGCCGTTCGGCGCCGACCATTCCCGGGGCGTTCCCCGCGGCCGGCGGCGAGTGTCATTCCCCAACCGATCCCCGTCGTGTAGCCTCTCCTCTCCAGAAACAGACCACCTCCGGGTTCATCCCGGAACGATTCCGGAAATCCGAGCCATGCGCACCAAGAGCGTCGTGCCCCGTCTGCGGGCCAAGAAGCGGCTGTTCAAGCGGGTCAAGGGTTCGGTCGGCGGACGTCGGCGCCTCCTCCGCACCGCCAAGGAATCGATCATCCGTTCCGGCGTCTTCGCCCGCCGCGACCGGCGGCGGCGGAAGCGCGATTTCCGGCGACTGTGGATCGTGCGGATCAATGCCGCGGTGCGGCAGCGTGGCATCCGCTACAGCCAGTTCATCGCCGGTCTCGAGAAGTGCGGCTGCGAGCTCGATCGGCGGACGCTCGCCGAGATGGCGGTGCTCGATCCGACCGGATTCGACGCCGTGGTCGAGCGGGTCCGTGCGGCACTCGATTTGCCGGCTCCCGCGGGCGCTGCCTGAGTTCCGGCGGCGATGGGCCCGGCGTCGGCCGCCGGCGATGTCGGAGCTGACGGCCACGGTCGTGGGCTCGCTTCAGGTCGGCCGTGGTCGCTCCCGGTGGACTGACCCGGTGGTCGTTGCCCCCACGGGAAAGGATGCTCAGTCGCGTGGCTGACGTGTCGCTCGACGAATTGATCGGGGAGATCGGCCGCTGCCGCAGCGCTGCCGAGGACCTCCTGGGCAACGCCGCCGATGCCGCCGCCGTCGAGCGCGCCCGTGTGGAACTGCTCGGCGCCCGCAGCGGCCGGCTCAAGGCGATCCAGAAGTCGCTTTCCGCAGTCGATCCGTCACAGCGGCGCGATGCAGGGAGGCACTTTAACGAACTCAAGGACTGGCTCGCCGCCGCACTGGCCGCGGCCCAGGAGCGGGTCGCGGCACGGCCGGAGCGGGTGGTGCCGATCGACGTCACGCTCCCCGGCGCGGCAGCGCCGCTCGGCCACGTCCACCCGATCACGCAGACGATCCGGCGCGTCGAGGAGATCATGGCGCGGCTCGGTTTCGAAAGCGTCGACGGGCCGGAGGTCGAGGACCAGTGGCACAACTTCGACGCGCTGGCGATCCCACCGGAGCACCCCGCCCGCGATCCGCTGGACAACTTCTTCCTCGCCGTCGCACGGGGCGCCGAGCCGCTGCTGCTGCGCTCCCAGACGAGCACCGTGCAGATCCGGGTGATGGAACGGCGCCGACCACCCCTGCGGATCGTCTCGCTGGGACGGGTCTACCGCCCCGACACCGCCGATGCGACCCACTACCCGATGTTCCATCAGGTCGAGGGGCTGCTGGTCGAGCCGGGGGCGACGATGGCCCATCTCAAGACCACCCTCCGCCTCCTCGCCGTCGGGTTTCTCGGGCCGGGAGTCCGGGTCAGGTTCCGCCCGTCGTTCTTCCCGTTCACCGAGCCGAGCGTCGAGGTCGACATGGAATGGGGCGGCCGCTGGGTGGAAATGGGGGGCGCCGGAATGGTCGATCCGGCGGTCCTCGCCGCCGTCGGACTCGACCCGGAGACCATCTCGGGATTCGCCTTCGGTCTGGGGGTCGAGCGGATCGCCGCGCGGCGCCACGGCGTGGCCGACATCCGCGACTTCTACCGCAACGACGTCCGCTTCCTGCGCCAATTCTGAGCCTGCAGCGGTTGCCGCCCCGACGCCCTCCCGCCCGCCCGGCGGGGATGACGATTCTCAGGAGCCCCCGATGCTCGTCTCCCGTGCCTGGCTGTCCGATTACGTGCGGCTCGACGAACCGGCCGCGGCGCTCGCCGAGCGGCTGCTGATGGCCGGCCTCAATCTCGAGGCGCTCCACGGCTCGGGCGACGACGCGGTCATCGAACTGGAGGTGACGAGCAACCGGCCGGACTGTCTCGGTCACGTCGGTGTCGCACGCGAGTTGGCGGTCCTCCTCGACCGGCCTCTCCACCTGCCCGACCCGCGCCCCGCGGAGACCGGCCCGCCGTCAGGTCTGACGGTCGCGATCGACGACGCCACGCTCTGCCCCTGCTACACCGCCCGCGTGATCCGTGGCGTGCGCGTCGGGCCGAGCCCCGACTGGCTCCAGTCGCGGTTGCGCGCGATCGGTGTCGAGCCGGTCAACAACGTCGTCGACGTCACCAACTACGTCCTCTTCGAATGCGGTCAACCGCTCCATGCCTTCGACCTCCGTGCTCTCCATGGCGCCCGGATCACCGTGCGCCGGGCCCGTGACGGCGAGGCGTTCACGGCGCTCAACCACCGCGACTACCGCCTCACCACCGCGATGGGCGTGATCGCCGACGAGCGCGGGCCGGTGGCGCTGGCGGGAGTGATGGGGGGGGTGGGAACGGAGATCTGCCCGGCGACGGTCGACGTGCTCCTGGAATCGGCGCAGTTCGCCCCGCTGGCGGTCCGCGCCGCGGCCCGCGGTCTGGTGCTCTCCAGCCCGTCGTCGTACCGCTTCGAGCGCGGACCCGATCCCGCCGCGGTCGACTGGGCGAGCCGCCGGGCCTGCGCGTTGATCCTCGAGCTGGCCGGCGGCGTTCTCGCCGCCGGGGTCGCCACCGCGGGCACACTCCACGCGCCCCAGGCGACGATCCCCCTGCGCGCCGGGCGGGCCGCCGAGGTCCTCGGGATCGAGATCGACCAGCAGCGGCAGCGGCGGATCCTCGGCGGCCTCGGGTTCGTCGAGGCCGCACCGCCTTCGTCGCCGGCGCGCTGGCGGGCCCCCTCCTGGCGGCGTGATTGCACCCGCGAGATCGACCTGGTCGAGGAGATCGGCCGGATCGAGGGCTATGCGGCGATCCCCGACTCGATGCCGCTGGCGACACGCCCGGTGGAGGTCGCCCCGCGGACGCGGATCGTGCGGGTGGCGACCGACTGCCTGGCGGCGATCGGATTGTGCGAGGCGCTGACCCGCAGCGTCGTGCCGGCGACCGCGGAAGAGGCAGGCAGCCCGTGGACGACCAGCCCGGCCCTGGTGATCACGCCGGCGCTGGTGCGCGGCGCCGATCGGCTGCGGAGGTCGCTCGTTCCGAGCCTGCTCGAGGCCCGGGCGGGCAACGAAGCGGTCAGCGCCGGTCCGGCGGATCTGTTCGAGGTGGCCCATGCATATCTCGCCGACGACGCCGGCGGCCGGTCGGCCGAGGAAGGCCCCGTCGACGAGCCGTTGCTCGTGGCGCTGGTGAGGAGCGGGGACTTCACCGCCGCCAAGGGGGCGGTCGATACGCTCCTGCGGCGGCTCCGGATCGGCCCCTGGGACGGCACCGCCGGCCATGCCGGTGTGGAGTGGCGCCCGGCGGATCTCGGACCGTTCACGGCGGGGCGAGCGGCCGAGATTTTCCTCCACCGGCCGGGCCACCCGGCTGAGCGGATCGGCGTCGCTGGCGAGGTCGCCGCCTCCGAGCGGACGCGGCTGTCGCTATCCGCGCCGGTGGCGGCCGCCGAGGTGCGGCTCGACCGGCTCGAGTTCGCCCTCGGCGAGGAGGTGGTGCTCGTGCCGACGAGCGACTCTCCGGTCGTGC encodes:
- a CDS encoding translation initiation factor IF-3; translated protein: MRPVTAVGRRGFHWSTESAAIEKQHRINEQIRISPIRVISAEGAQLGIISTDEAMARAREAGLDLVEVAPNEKPPVCRIMDFGKFKYQQKKKQHRTHVHQTKIKEIRLRPKTGDHDIEFKVNQARGFLQHKDKVIVSVVFRGRELAHIDEGQRVMRNILEQLDPVGKVESPPQQMGRRLVCTLTPR
- the pheT gene encoding phenylalanine--tRNA ligase subunit beta, which translates into the protein MLVSRAWLSDYVRLDEPAAALAERLLMAGLNLEALHGSGDDAVIELEVTSNRPDCLGHVGVARELAVLLDRPLHLPDPRPAETGPPSGLTVAIDDATLCPCYTARVIRGVRVGPSPDWLQSRLRAIGVEPVNNVVDVTNYVLFECGQPLHAFDLRALHGARITVRRARDGEAFTALNHRDYRLTTAMGVIADERGPVALAGVMGGVGTEICPATVDVLLESAQFAPLAVRAAARGLVLSSPSSYRFERGPDPAAVDWASRRACALILELAGGVLAAGVATAGTLHAPQATIPLRAGRAAEVLGIEIDQQRQRRILGGLGFVEAAPPSSPARWRAPSWRRDCTREIDLVEEIGRIEGYAAIPDSMPLATRPVEVAPRTRIVRVATDCLAAIGLCEALTRSVVPATAEEAGSPWTTSPALVITPALVRGADRLRRSLVPSLLEARAGNEAVSAGPADLFEVAHAYLADDAGGRSAEEGPVDEPLLVALVRSGDFTAAKGAVDTLLRRLRIGPWDGTAGHAGVEWRPADLGPFTAGRAAEIFLHRPGHPAERIGVAGEVAASERTRLSLSAPVAAAEVRLDRLEFALGEEVVLVPTSDSPVVLRDVNLVVGRAVPWGTVSRLITAAGGALLERCELVQVWEDAERLGTDRKSFVVSLALRPRSGSISGDEANTAVGRIVEACTAGVGAELRR
- the rpmI gene encoding 50S ribosomal protein L35, whose amino-acid sequence is MPKQKTHKGVRKRFRLTANGKVKHRRAGTSHLQVRLTAKRRRNLRGTGVLASVDTPKIVAALGKYSY
- the pheS gene encoding phenylalanine--tRNA ligase subunit alpha, which gives rise to MLSRVADVSLDELIGEIGRCRSAAEDLLGNAADAAAVERARVELLGARSGRLKAIQKSLSAVDPSQRRDAGRHFNELKDWLAAALAAAQERVAARPERVVPIDVTLPGAAAPLGHVHPITQTIRRVEEIMARLGFESVDGPEVEDQWHNFDALAIPPEHPARDPLDNFFLAVARGAEPLLLRSQTSTVQIRVMERRRPPLRIVSLGRVYRPDTADATHYPMFHQVEGLLVEPGATMAHLKTTLRLLAVGFLGPGVRVRFRPSFFPFTEPSVEVDMEWGGRWVEMGGAGMVDPAVLAAVGLDPETISGFAFGLGVERIAARRHGVADIRDFYRNDVRFLRQF
- the rplT gene encoding 50S ribosomal protein L20, whose translation is MRTKSVVPRLRAKKRLFKRVKGSVGGRRRLLRTAKESIIRSGVFARRDRRRRKRDFRRLWIVRINAAVRQRGIRYSQFIAGLEKCGCELDRRTLAEMAVLDPTGFDAVVERVRAALDLPAPAGAA
- a CDS encoding sigma-70 family RNA polymerase sigma factor, which produces MTVSGPSGAAPTHPPARDRRTWRNAMRSTADDSLVRFLEAERNLSGAGAAPGLTVGHDLDQFDQFDQFDQFDQFDQGDDGQRHATVALPAEQTRGDSAALLSIEDVARRFNVSTKTISRWRTHGLVPETIELGGRRRVGFRPTTVDRFVADNPLRVERGTRFSQLSVDEHARIIAWARRLAGLGATPAEIHRRIARRLNRSVETIRYTIKQHDREHPGAEVFPAVDGNLRPEVCVRIYQLHLGGESVDSIAQRYHRSRAGIYRIILAQRCEQVLKLPLDYIPNALFARRSAEEVVNQPFPGLDDATRRVRRPSGLPAYLASLYEVPLLTREQEVWLFRKFNYLKYKASELRSQLDPQRPSGRLMDQIERLYEEVVTLKNRLVRSNLRLVVSIAKRRVSSGDSFFDLVSDGNMSLIKAVEKFDYARGNKFSTYASWAIMKNFARTIPDEHRRRERFRAADMDLLQTAADTRADEHQSRLVESDRLRQVGRFLDRLDSREQTIIIRRYGLDHSHEPQTLKEVGSALGVTKERVRQIEAKALEKLREAAAAEATLPELG